From the Triticum urartu cultivar G1812 chromosome 4, Tu2.1, whole genome shotgun sequence genome, the window TTTGGTGGTGCATAACTTTTATTCCTTATGAATATAGGTTATCTTCGGACTTGGGTCAGTCAAATATTTCAAAACATCGATATAACTGTAGATTTTGTACCGATGTTGATACCATCAAATTGACACTACTACATCCATGTGCAATATACTTTCATAGTGTAGTATTATTTTCATTTGAAGCAACAATTTTCATTTGATTCAGAAAGCTTGTTTCACCATGAAAACTATGCCCATATACAAACCAGAATACATTTATGGTCATAAGGAGTATTAGTTTGGTTTCTTTGCTGAACTAACATATTATTAGTAAATGAAATAACTAGATAAGCTGATCACCACTTTCAGATGTTCTGTTGCCCTTATTCAAGCTATACATTTAAACTGCTTGTAGGTACTCACTACAGAGGAGAATGGACACGAGGTTGATGTGCTAAAGGAAATTGGGTTGCAAATTGTAGAAAATTGTGACGGTTTACCACTCGCTATAAAAGTTATGGGTGGACTCCTATGCAAGAAAGAGAAAACACGACGTGATTGGCAAGACGTCTTGAATGATGATATGTGGTCAGTATCTCAAATGTCAAAGGAACTAAATTATGCCATATATCTTAGCTATCAGGACTTGTCCCCTTACTTAAAACAGTGCTTCTTGCATTTCTCCCTCAAACCAAAAAAGACAGTGATAAATGATACTGAAATTGTGTCCATGTGGGTTGGTGAAGGATTGGTTGAAGGAGACACATATACTCGTAGTTTCGAAGAAGGGAAAAAGTACTATAAGGAGCTAATAGTAAGGAACCTTATAGAGGTAGATACAGAGTACCCTAGTCAACTTATTTGCAACATGCATGATGTTATTCGCTCATTTGCTCAATTTGTGGCTAGGGATGAAACACTAGTAGGTCACAATGGAGATACTATCAAAACAAATCTTAGATCACCGAATTATCTTAGATTATCCATAGAAACGAAAGGAGTGGGATCCGATGAATTTGAGTGGAGATATTTAAGAGAGCAAAAATTGCTTAGGTCACTAATATTAACTGGAAAACTCAAAAGTCAGCCTGGGGATTCGTTGACTATCTTCCCAAGTCTACGCCTTTTGCATATAGATTCTGCAAATATTGCTGCACTAGTTGAATCTATGTACCAACTCAAGCATTTGAGATATTTGGCATTAAAAAGGACTGATATGTGTAGACTACCAGAGAACATCCATGAGATGAAATTCCTACAGCATATTAGCCTTGAAGGTTGTGAAAGTTTCATGAAACTTCCTGATAGCATTATCAAGCTGCAAGGGTTGAGATATCTTGATATGGATGACACACGTGTAAGTACTATTCCTAGGGGTTTCCGAGCTCTTACAAATTTGAGTGCACTATATGGGTTTCCAGCCTATACTGATGGTGACTGGTGTAGTTTGGAAGAGTTGGGGTCTCTTACCCAGCTCAATAAACTTTCACTAGAGAGCCTAGAAAATGTATCTAGTGCCTTGTTGGCTGCAAAGGCAAGGGTAAATGCAAAGAAACAACTTATCTATCTTGGTTTGAGATGTTGTGGTGGAGTGGGAGATGGGTTGGTCCAAGGAGAAGTCTCTGAGTCTAAGGAGGAGGAGCAAATAATAGAGGCGGTGTTTGATGTGCTATGTCCTCAGCCTTGCATAGAACACATCTTCATAAAAAGATATTTTGGTCGTCGGCTCCCAGGATGGATGGCATCCACAGCTATGGTACCCCTCGAGAGCTTGAAGATTCTAGTCCTAGAACATCTGCCCTGCTGCACCCAACTCCCAGATGGCTTGTGTCGGCTCCCGTATTTGGAGTGGATAAAAGTGATGAATGCTCCAGCAATCAAGTGTGTCGGTCCAGAATTCGTCCAACAGTACAATCAGCTGCACCGTCCTTCATCTCAGTTGGCTGCTACGTTTCCCAAACTCCAGAAGATGAATTTGTATGCAATGGAGCAATGGGATGAATGGATTTGGGAGACAGAAGTGAAAGCTATGCCCTTACTGGAAGTACTTCGCATCAGTGATTGCAAATTGGGTTGTATGCCTCGAGGACTTATGTCTCATGCAAACGCTTTGAAGAAGCTAGACATGTGGAGCGTCCGAGGTCTCTACTGTCTAGAGAACTTTGTTTCTGTAGTTGAGCTCGACTTGTATGACATACCCGAATTGGGCAAGATCTCCAATCTTCCAGAATTACAGAAGCTTGAAATCGCTTTATGCCCGAAGCTCAAGACTCTGCAGCAGATGGCTACACTCCGAAGACTCCAGCTGAGTGTTTCTCCCTGGGAAAGCCAACTTCCAGACTACCTGCAAACTATAAAGCCTAGTCATTTGCTGCTGACCTGCAACCTAGCAGTACTCACTTCCATGGCTGAGGGTGAATCTAGCTCCGAGTGGGGCAAGTTCAATCATATTAAGCAAGTCGAGGCTTATGCAGAGGATGGACAGGATGAGAAGAAATGGCACGTGCTCTACACATCTGAATCCTGCAACATACAGACAAATATTCATCAGGTAATACTTCGGTCTCTCTTTGTTTCAATCTAGCTAATATTTGTTTCAATCTAGTTGATATAGGATAGCTGAATGTATCTCCCACTATTCTGTTTTGCTTGCCAGGGTCGATTGGTGGAAGAAGAGGACTAGGCTGCAACTCCAGCAGAACGAGGAAGGGTATATCATTTTAGGCGAAAGGACCATATGATGCAAGGATATATGTACGTCTGCTGTTACAACTTCTACTAGTTTTGAGTATTCTTACTAATAATGCCATGACCATTGGAAGCTCATGTTAACGTGATGATCGAATCCATGCAGGGATACTGGGAAAGCAACAGACACACTTACCTGCAAAGATTCAGAGTCCACACATATGAATTCAGAGCAACAGACAAACTCTACTATTTTGAGTATTCTTACTAATTTCCTGAGAAGTGTGACATATACACTTATGAATTTGAAGATGTACACTTCATGGCGGGCTATCTAGCTGGTGCAGTAATATGGTGACCTTGGCAAGGCTGTCCTTTGTGCAGTGCATGTAAATGACTGTCAGCTTTTAATTTGGAGTTTAGGCTACTCTGCTCTGCTCTTTGAAAGCAGCTCAGGTTGCAGGTTCTCTGAAGCAGCTGcattttccctttttctttttcgTGGGTGTCTTGCGTTGGTTCTCTGAAAAACTATGGTTTTTTGGATACATCAATCAATACAATACTGGTATTTCAGCTTTTAATTTGTACTGCATCAACACAAATGACTGTCAGAAAGTGGAGCTAATTCAAGCTCCCGGCTGCAGAATTGTAACTGTATGTCATAGGAATTCAGAGTGATGTATACAGGACCAAACAAATGATGGTGAGATCCTGGCTAAATATGGCCAAAATCGTGGGTAAACGCATTGTATATGAGCCAATCGAACGGATGTATATCAAACAGAGGCGTCATATTATTTTGCCTTGCTCAATCTAAATGTCTGCCCTGTCAAAATGGAGCACTACTGTATCCACACCACCTGCTGCTCCTCGGTCAACCATCCCGTGTCTGAAGTTACACCAGCGACTACATGCCTACTAGTTAAAATTTCACCATAAATTTGGACAATACGTACTAGTCTATTGGTCCCTTTGTATTTTGTCTCAAATTTTcaccataaatttaactaacaaaacATTAATACATGTCATCAAGAATTATATCcttggattcatatttgaaccTAGTTTTCGATAATATTATTTTTTCTATGTATAACTTATGTTTTACTAGTTAAAATTATGGTTAAAATATGACCATAAATATGAGGGGGGGataataaaccaggacggaggtagtaataTATCAACCCTCCCTCCATATGTCATTGATGACACCTGTTTCTTGGATTTCCAGCACATGAATGAATGAACCTATTGGCACTAATCCGAGAGTAAACTAATCTGAGATAGCTACCCACAACCTAACCTGCAATTGCTTATAGCGAGACGTCTGCGTATGTTGATTTCATCTAGCACctatatactactccctccgttccatctATATTATACGAAGGTTGTATAATATAGTACTGCCGGTTGATCCATCAATATTTCCCTATCAAAGACCAGGCTCCAGTGTGGTAGCAGCACATGCACATCCATGGTCCGAGTCAGCACAAAAATGAAAAAGACTAATAGCCAGGAAGACCTTAAGAGAAGCATACTTTTGCAGTCTTCCCTAATGAGATTGAGACAGGCTGCCAAACTCATGAGCTGTACTACCAGTAGTTAATACGCATTTGAAATCTTCTAGTTTGGACCTTCTATCGTTAGTGCCATCGGTACTAACAAAataatgtagttttgtttattgTTACAGCTGATATTGCACTCGACAGAGACACCCTCCTCTCAGAATTGCTTATCTTTGCTACTACTATATTTCGGGTGTTGCGGCGCTGTCAGTGTTGTAACACGAACATAAACTCTATTCCTCTTATTTAATGaatgaggcaaatcttttgcctctcTTCAAAAAAAATATTTGTGGGGCAGGGGAACCGCGCCTCTCTCTTGTCGCATCCTTTGGGCCTCTTCTCTTGCATTACCAGGAGTTGTTGGCTGAAAGCTCATACATAAAATGTAGTATATACATTTATGTTTCAAGTTGGCCATCCACTTACAAATCTTTAAGTTCGTAGTAGTACGTATTTTGATGGTAGATGGATCTTGGAAGGATGCATATACCTTCCACAGAGCCAGATCACAATCATTTGGCATCACTGGCCGGCGGCCACCATTTTTACTCCAATATTTTTTGTTCGATGGGTTGTAAGGAATCAGTAACAATTAATAACTGGTTAATAGATGCATGGATCTGATAAATAAGCCAACTATTCAGCAAAGGGTTTAGTGTACATCATACACGGGCAAATTAGTGCAAGCACTCAGACGCACACAGCTTTGTGTGTTTCGCCTCCAGTTCTCCTCGACCACATTCTATTATTTCTCTAATATATAGTTCATCCATTATATTTTCACAGGAGCACATTCCACACTGGCCGTTGATGCCACCAGCGACAGAATGGGAAATCAGCCGggaacatgcatgcatgcatgaattaCATACATACATAGTGTACGTGACAACGCGACCATTCCAGTTGCCACTAAGTAAGTTGGAATGGATCAAATTAGCTCAGCTAGACACGGATTTGAATAAGAAGTACGTGCTAAACCCAGCTGCAACCACTCTTGGGACTTATTTATGAAAATAATAATCATCCATGCTCACATAACACGGGAAGGCATGTGAAGTGATAATAGCC encodes:
- the LOC125550122 gene encoding disease resistance RPP13-like protein 4, which produces MAGVLDALASYVTNMLTEMAKEEVAMLIGVSDGIRDLSIKLGDLKNFLADADRRNITDESVRGWVGELKRAMYLATDIVDLCQLKAMEQRPSKDMGCLNPLLFCMRNPLHSHDIGTRIKALNKELDSICERGNKFKFAKLEAYQDMKMTRSLATDRKTDSLLERSGIVGEKIEEDTRALVEVRTSEEGSDKTGRHMVVAIVGVGGIGKTTLGKKVFNDEAIKGKFTKKIWLSITQDFTDVELLSTAITAAGGDQPGGGGTRDRALLVDSLKNAIEDKKFFLVLDDMWGADAWNKLLTTPFGYGGPGSRVLITTRSETVARNMKAAHCHHVDKLGREDAWSLLKNQVLTTEENGHEVDVLKEIGLQIVENCDGLPLAIKVMGGLLCKKEKTRRDWQDVLNDDMWSVSQMSKELNYAIYLSYQDLSPYLKQCFLHFSLKPKKTVINDTEIVSMWVGEGLVEGDTYTRSFEEGKKYYKELIVRNLIEVDTEYPSQLICNMHDVIRSFAQFVARDETLVGHNGDTIKTNLRSPNYLRLSIETKGVGSDEFEWRYLREQKLLRSLILTGKLKSQPGDSLTIFPSLRLLHIDSANIAALVESMYQLKHLRYLALKRTDMCRLPENIHEMKFLQHISLEGCESFMKLPDSIIKLQGLRYLDMDDTRVSTIPRGFRALTNLSALYGFPAYTDGDWCSLEELGSLTQLNKLSLESLENVSSALLAAKARVNAKKQLIYLGLRCCGGVGDGLVQGEVSESKEEEQIIEAVFDVLCPQPCIEHIFIKRYFGRRLPGWMASTAMVPLESLKILVLEHLPCCTQLPDGLCRLPYLEWIKVMNAPAIKCVGPEFVQQYNQLHRPSSQLAATFPKLQKMNLYAMEQWDEWIWETEVKAMPLLEVLRISDCKLGCMPRGLMSHANALKKLDMWSVRGLYCLENFVSVVELDLYDIPELGKISNLPELQKLEIALCPKLKTLQQMATLRRLQLSVSPWESQLPDYLQTIKPSHLLLTCNLAVLTSMAEGESSSEWGKFNHIKQVEAYAEDGQDEKKWHVLYTSESCNIQTNIHQGRLVEEED